A single Populus alba chromosome 7, ASM523922v2, whole genome shotgun sequence DNA region contains:
- the LOC118043516 gene encoding agamous-like MADS-box protein AGL104, protein MGRVKLQIKRIENNTNRQVTFSKRRNGLIKKAYELAILCDIDIALIMFSPSGRLSHFSGKRRLEDVIARYINMSEHDRDFSCGIQNREYLLNILRKLKTENDMALQAANPDHAMNFNMEEIQLEARNLQHQLYMAEEQLRLYEPDPLKITSMMELESCEKTLLDTMARLEERKKCILSNPAVSTYDPSSMQMFLDTNGGMPDFENDIVSWLPENGSNPSSVRVGSDQSSCVPVSNQSSMTLFDALSHATNNINANHCNNMEGSNVNNSNSEVFPSWYQAFSSLSSTELLSAFMPPTSFSAVKQENIAGPSFTSMLQQPQAETTSSCLQMPSSTADQCSDYENQIKQSKVE, encoded by the exons atGGGCCGTGTCAAACTCCAGATAAAGAGAATAGAGAACAATACGAACCGGCAGGTTACATTCTCCAAACGTAGAAATGGACTCATCAAGAAAGCTTATGAGCTTGCAATTCTTTGCGACATCGATATTGCTCTCATTATGTTCTCTCCATCTGGTCGTCTCAGTCATTTTTCTGGCAAGAGAAG acTCGAAGATGTGATTGCACGTTACATAAATATGTCAGAACATGATCGAGATTTTAG CTGCGGCATTCAAAATCGAGAG TATTTGCTCAATATCCTGAGGAAGCTCAAGACTGAGAATGATATGGCTCTTCAAGCTGCAAA TCCTGATCATGCTATGAATTTTAATATGGAG GAAATCCAGCTAGAAGCTCGTAATCTGCAACATCAACTTTATATGGCCGAGGAGCAGTTAAG GTTATACGAGCCTGATCCTCTAAAAATCACATCAATGATGGAGCTTGAATCATGTGAGAAGACTCTTTTGGATACCATGGCACGTCTTGAAGAGAGAAAG AAATGCATCTTGAGTAACCCGGCTGTATCTACTTATGACCCTTCGAGTATGCAG ATGTTCTTAGATACAAACGGGGGGATGCCAGACTTCGAAAATGATATTGTAAGTTGGTTGCCTGAAAATGGAAGCAACCCCAGCTCTGTTCGCGTAGGATCTGATCAATCGTCTTGTGTTCCTGTGAG CAACCAATCCTCCATGACACTCTTTGATGCATTGTCTCATGCGACTAACAACATAAATGCAAATCATTGCAACAACATGGAAGGAAGCAATGTCAACAACTCAAACAGTGAGGTCTTCCCATCTTGGTACCAAGCTTTCTCGTCATTGTCATCAACTGAGCTCCTCTCTGCCTTCATGCCTCCAACCTCATTCTCTGCTGTAAAG CAAGAGAATATTGCAGGTCCAAGCTTTACATCAATGTTGCAACAGCCACAGGCAGAGACCACATCAAGCTGCCTGCAAATGCCTTCTAGCACTGCTGATCAATGTTCAGATTATGAGAATCAGATAAAACAATCTAAAGTAGAATAA
- the LOC118043549 gene encoding cytochrome P450 89A2 produces the protein MESWFLILVSISISLFLKIIFNNFLTTKNLPPGPLSFPFIGHLLWLRMSAFKIEPILRSLHAKFGPMVTLRIGTRPAIFVADRTLAHEALIHGGAVFADRPPAVATRKFLTSNQHNISSSFYGPTWRLLRRNLTAEILHLSRVKSYSHARNWVLKILQNRFESQAKAGRPICVMEHFQYAMFCLLVLMCFGDKLDENQIKKIMEVQRQMIVNFSKFNILNFWPGVTKIVLRNRWRELFSHRKRQEDVLIPLIRARKKVKEERVKKGKEDKKDCEDEYVLCYVDTILALELPEEKRKLTEGEMVSLCSEFLNAGTDTTSTALQWIMANLVKHPQIQEKLLMEIKGVVQDGEENIKEEDLQKMPYLKATILEGLRRHPPAHFVLPHAVTEDVVLGKYVVPKDGTINFMVAEMGWDPEVWEDPMAFKPERFLNSGGETFDITGSREIKMMPFGAGRRICPAYGLAILHLEYFVANLIWRFEWKAVDGDDVDLSEKEEFTVVMKNPLQAQICPRLK, from the coding sequence ATGGAAAGCTGGTTCCTTATCCTTGTCTCCATTTCCATCTCTCTCTTCTTGAAAATTATCTTCAACAATTTCTTAACCACTAAAAACCTACCTCCAGGTCCCCTATCCTTTCCTTTCATCGGCCACTTACTATGGCTTCGCATGTCCGCCTTCAAGATAGAGCCAATCCTTCGATCCCTCCATGCCAAGTTTGGCCCCATGGTTACCCTCCGTATTGGCACTCGCCCTGCTATCTTCGTTGCAGATCGCACCCTTGCTCATGAGGCTTTAATACATGGCGGTGCAGTTTTTGCGGACCGCCCACCGGCTGTTGCTACGAGAAAATTTTTAACTAGTAATCAGCATAATATTAGTTCTTCCTTTTACGGTCCAACATGGCGACTTCTGCGGCGTAACCTCACAGCGGAAATCCTCCACCTATCGCGTGTGAAATCTTACAGTCATGCACGCAACTGGGTTCTGAAAATCCTCCAGAATCGCTTCGAATCGCAAGCGAAAGCCGGTCGTCCTATTTGTGTAATGGAACATTTTCAATATGCCATGTTTTGTCTACTCGTCCTGATGTGTTTTGGAGACAAGCTTGATGaaaatcagattaaaaaaattatggaagtTCAGCGACAAATGATAGTGAATTTTAGTAAGTTCAACATACTCAATTTCTGGCCAGGAGTGACAAAGATCGTGTTGCGCAACCGTTGGAGGGAGTTGTTTTCCCATCGAAAACGCCAAGAAGATGTCTTGATTCCATTGATAAGAGCAAGAAAGAAGGTCAAGGAAGAGAGGGTGAAAAAAGGTAAAGAGGATAAGAAAGACTGTGAAGATGAGTATGTTTTGTGCTATGTTGACACCATACTGGCTTTGGAGCTTccggaagagaaaagaaagctcACCGAAGGGGAAATGGTCAGTCTGTGCTCAGAGTTTCTCAACGCAGGAACAGATACTACTTCGACAGCGTTGCAATGGATCATGGCAAATCTAGTTAAGCACCCGCAAATCCAAGAGAAGCTATTGATGGAGATTAAAGGGGTTGTGCAAGATGGTGAAgagaatataaaagaagaggACTTGCAAAAGATGCCATATCTAAAAGCAACAATTCTAGAAGGGTTAAGGAGGCACCCGCCGGCCCATTTCGTGCTGCCACATGCGGTGACTGAGGATGTAGTGCTGGGTAAATATGTGGTACCAAAAGATGGAACTATAAATTTTATGGTGGCTGAGATGGGGTGGGATCCGGAGGTGTGGGAGGATCCTATGGCATTCAAGCCTGAAAGGTTTCTGAATAGCGGAGGGGAAACATTTGATATAACAGGAAGTAGAGAGATAAAGATGATGCCATTCGGGGCTGGGAGGAGAATATGTCCTGCTTATGGTCTAGCAATACTCCATCTGGAGTACTTTGTAGCTAATTTGATTTGGAGATTTGAGTGGAAAGCTGTGGATGGAGATGATGTTGATTTGTCTGAGAAAGAAGAATTCACAGTAGTGATGAAAAATCCATTACAGGCTCAAATATGCCCACGGTTGAAATAA
- the LOC118043550 gene encoding cytochrome P450 89A2, translated as MESWFLILVSISISLFLKIIFNNFLTTKKLPPGPLSFPFIGHLLWLRMSAFKIEPILRSLHAKFGPMVTLRIGTRPAIFIADRTLAHEALIHGGAVFADRPPAVATRKILSSNQHNISSSFYGPTWRLLRRNLTAEILHLSRVKSYTHARNWVLQILQNRFESQAKAGRPICVMEHFQYAMFCLLVLMCFGDKLDENQIKKIMEVQRQMIVNVSKFNILNFWPGVTKIVLRNRWRELFSHRKCQEDVLIPLIRARKKVKEERVKKSKEDKKDYEDEYVLCYVDTILALELPEEKRKLTEEEMVSLCSEFLNAGTDSTSTALQWIMANLVKHPQIQEKLLMEIKGVVQDGEENIKEEDLQKMPYLKATILEGLRRHPPAHFVLPHAVTEDAVLGKYVVPKDGTINFMVAEMGWDPEVWEDPMAFKPERFLNSGGETFDITGSREIKMMPFGAGRRICPAYGLAILHLEYFVANLIWRFEWKAVDGDDVDLTEKEEFTVVMKNPLQAQICPRLK; from the coding sequence aTGGAAAGCTGGTTCCTTATCCTTGTCTCCATTTCCATCTCTCTCTTCTTGAAAATTATCTTCAACAACTTCTTAACCACGAAGAAACTACCTCCAGGTCCCCTATCCTTTCCTTTCATCGGCCACTTACTATGGCTCCGCATGTCCGCCTTCAAGATAGAGCCAATCCTTCGATCCCTCCATGCCAAGTTTGGCCCCATGGTTACCCTCCGTATTGGCACTCGCCCTGCTATCTTCATTGCAGATCGCACCCTTGCTCATGAGGCTTTAATACATGGCGGCGCAGTTTTTGCGGATCGCCCACCAGCTGTTGCTACGAGAAAAATTTTAAGTAGTAATCAGCATAATATTAGTTCTTCCTTTTACGGTCCAACATGGCGACTTCTGCGGCGTAACCTCACAGCGGAAATCCTCCACCTATCGCGTGTGAAATCTTACACTCATGCACGCAACTGGGTTCTGCAAATCCTGCAGAATCGCTTCGAATCGCAAGCGAAAGCCGGTCGTCCTATTTGTGTAATGGAACATTTTCAATATGCCATGTTTTGTCTACTAGTCCTGATGTGTTTTGGAGACAAGCTTGATgaaaatcagataaaaaaaattatggaagtTCAGCGACAAATGATAGTGAATGTTAGTAAGTTCAACATACTCAATTTCTGGCCAGGAGTGACAAAGATCGTGTTGCGCAACCGTTGGAGGGAGTTGTTTTCCCATCGAAAATGCCAAGAAGACGTCTTGATTCCATTGATAAGAGCAAGAAAGAAGGTCAAGGAAGAGAgggtaaaaaaaagtaaagaggACAAGAAAGACTATGAAGATGAGTATGTTTTGTGCTATGTTGACACCATACTGGCTTTGGAGCTTccggaagagaaaagaaagctcACCGAAGAGGAAATGGTCAGTCTGTGCTCAGAGTTTCTCAACGCAGGAACAGATAGTACTTCGACAGCGTTGCAATGGATCATGGCAAATCTAGTTAAGCACCCGCAAATCCAAGAGAAGCTATTGATGGAGATTAAAGGGGTTGTGCAAGATGGTGAAgagaatataaaagaagaggACTTGCAAAAGATGCCATATCTAAAAGCAACAATTCTAGAAGGGTTAAGGAGGCACCCGCCAGCCCATTTCGTGCTGCCACATGCGGTGACTGAAGATGCAGTGCTGGGTAAATATGTGGTACCAAAAGATGGAACTATAAATTTTATGGTGGCTGAGATGGGGTGGGATCCGGAGGTGTGGGAGGATCCTATGGCATTCAAGCCTGAAAGGTTTCTGAATAGCGGAGGGGAAACATTTGATATAACAGGAAGTAGAGAGATAAAGATGATGCCATTCGGGGCTGGGAGGAGAATATGTCCTGCTTATGGTCTAGCAATACTCCATCTGGAGTACTTTGTAGCTAATTTGATTTGGAGATTTGAGTGGAAAGCTGTGGATGGAGATGATGTTGATTTGACTGAGAAAGAAGAATTCACAGTAGTGATGAAAAATCCATTGCAGGCTCAAATATGCCCACGGTTGAAATAA